One window from the genome of Bacillus rossius redtenbacheri isolate Brsri chromosome 10, Brsri_v3, whole genome shotgun sequence encodes:
- the LOC134535721 gene encoding zinc finger protein 316-like isoform X5, with amino-acid sequence MVQAVQRRLEREKRSFVRVSARCSAGGGAGAEGPGPGEPTVMVGPGSRLECTLCGTLIDAAEHTTLHMVGHGIGTVICQCRACGRRAELPHFLRAGDERAVARCEDCRRAAPGPFACDVCSKGFRTRGHLSRHQLTHSGAKPFLCEVCGCGFGQKSSLKLHVLSHARLNPHECGRCGRGFRLKVSLQSHVLNVHGGAEGVARHRCDKCGKRFVTRYKLRRHYRSHTGDRPYACARCGKLFSQSGNLNLHRRKHEEEDAASFRAPEPGPGQYAPPPFGAATGQFSVAGGSDKAKSGDSELFAHFGHDALLFMDEAGGPDSETIALPTFSSLQAGALPHH; translated from the exons ATGGTGCAGGCGGTGCAGAGGCGGCTGGAGCGGGAGAAGCGCAGCTTCGTCCGTGTGAGTGCGCGCTGCTCG GCGGGCGGGGGCGCCGGCGCCGAGGGCCCAGGCCCCGGGGAGCCCACGGTGATGGTGGGGCCGGGCAGCCGGCTGGAGTGCACGCTGTGCGGCACGCTCATCGACGCGGCCGAGCACACCACCCTGCACATGGTGGGCCACGGCATCGGCACGGTGATCTGCCAGTGCCGCGCGTGCGGCCGGCGCGCCGAGCTGCCCCACTTCCTGCGGGCCGGCGACGAGCGGGCGGTGGCGCGGTGCGAGGACTGCCGGCGGGCCGCGCCCGGGCCCTTCGCGTGCGACGTGTGCTCCAAGGGCTTCCGCACGCGCGGCCACCTGAGTCGCCACCAGCTCACGCACAGCGGGGCCAAGCCCTTCCTGTGCGAGGTGTGCGGCTGTGGCTTCGGCCAGAAGTCCAGCCTGAAGCTGCACGTGCTGAGCCACGCGCGGCTGAACCCCCACGAGTGCGGCCGCTGCGGCCGGGGCTTCCGCCTGAAGGTGTCGCTGCAGTCGCACGTGCTGAACGTGCACGGCGGCGCGGAGGGGGTCGCCCGGCACCGCTGCGACAAGTGCGGCAAGAGGTTCGTGACGCGCTACAAGCTGCGCAGGCACTACCGCAGCCACACGGGCGACCGGCCCTACGCCTGCGCGCGCTGCGGGAAGCTCTTCTCGCAGTCGGGCAACCTCAACCTGCACCGCCGCAAGCACGAGGAGGAGGACGCCGCGTCGTTCCGCGCGCCCGAGCCCGGGCCCGGGCAGTACGCCCCGCCTCCCTTCGGCGCTGCGACCGGGCAGTTCTCGGTGGCCGGCGGCAGCGACAAGGCGAAGAGCGGGGACTCGGAACTGTTCGCCCACTTCGGCCACGATGCCTTGCTGTTCATGGACGAGGCGGGCGGCCCCGACTCGGAGACCATCGCTCTGCCCACCTTCTCCAGTCTGCAGGCCGGAGCACTGCCCCACCACTGA
- the LOC134535721 gene encoding zinc finger protein OZF-like isoform X4, producing MLPWLLLQQQHLLLRQYLLLVRVLEGDDLPQFVCADCEGTVHQFSEFCAMVQAVQRRLEREKRSFVRVSARCSAGGGAGAEGPGPGEPTVMVGPGSRLECTLCGTLIDAAEHTTLHMVGHGIGTVICQCRACGRRAELPHFLRAGDERAVARCEDCRRAAPGPFACDVCSKGFRTRGHLSRHQLTHSGAKPFLCEVCGCGFGQKSSLKLHVLSHARLNPHECGRCGRGFRLKVSLQSHVLNVHGGAEGVARHRCDKCGKRFVTRYKLRRHYRSHTGDRPYACARCGKLFSQSGNLNLHRRKHEEEDAASFRAPEPGPGQYAPPPFGAATGQFSVAGGSDKAKSGDSELFAHFGHDALLFMDEAGGPDSETIALPTFSSLQAGALPHH from the exons GTGCGCGTGCTGGAAGGGGACGACCTGCCCCAGTTCGTGTGCGCCGACTGCGAGGGGACCGTGCACCAGTTCTCCGAGTTCTGCGCCATGGTGCAGGCGGTGCAGAGGCGGCTGGAGCGGGAGAAGCGCAGCTTCGTCCGTGTGAGTGCGCGCTGCTCG GCGGGCGGGGGCGCCGGCGCCGAGGGCCCAGGCCCCGGGGAGCCCACGGTGATGGTGGGGCCGGGCAGCCGGCTGGAGTGCACGCTGTGCGGCACGCTCATCGACGCGGCCGAGCACACCACCCTGCACATGGTGGGCCACGGCATCGGCACGGTGATCTGCCAGTGCCGCGCGTGCGGCCGGCGCGCCGAGCTGCCCCACTTCCTGCGGGCCGGCGACGAGCGGGCGGTGGCGCGGTGCGAGGACTGCCGGCGGGCCGCGCCCGGGCCCTTCGCGTGCGACGTGTGCTCCAAGGGCTTCCGCACGCGCGGCCACCTGAGTCGCCACCAGCTCACGCACAGCGGGGCCAAGCCCTTCCTGTGCGAGGTGTGCGGCTGTGGCTTCGGCCAGAAGTCCAGCCTGAAGCTGCACGTGCTGAGCCACGCGCGGCTGAACCCCCACGAGTGCGGCCGCTGCGGCCGGGGCTTCCGCCTGAAGGTGTCGCTGCAGTCGCACGTGCTGAACGTGCACGGCGGCGCGGAGGGGGTCGCCCGGCACCGCTGCGACAAGTGCGGCAAGAGGTTCGTGACGCGCTACAAGCTGCGCAGGCACTACCGCAGCCACACGGGCGACCGGCCCTACGCCTGCGCGCGCTGCGGGAAGCTCTTCTCGCAGTCGGGCAACCTCAACCTGCACCGCCGCAAGCACGAGGAGGAGGACGCCGCGTCGTTCCGCGCGCCCGAGCCCGGGCCCGGGCAGTACGCCCCGCCTCCCTTCGGCGCTGCGACCGGGCAGTTCTCGGTGGCCGGCGGCAGCGACAAGGCGAAGAGCGGGGACTCGGAACTGTTCGCCCACTTCGGCCACGATGCCTTGCTGTTCATGGACGAGGCGGGCGGCCCCGACTCGGAGACCATCGCTCTGCCCACCTTCTCCAGTCTGCAGGCCGGAGCACTGCCCCACCACTGA